The Gemmata palustris genome includes a region encoding these proteins:
- a CDS encoding beta strand repeat-containing protein, translating into MLRALFQAMLRGARRRAARTNTRTVSLTSRFTPGLEALDAREVPAVVATFSAGTLSVFGDNLDNTITVSRNAAGTILVNGGAVAVQGGTPTVANTALIQVFGQGGNDTITLNEANGALPRANLFGGAGNDVLTGGSGNDQLFGQDGNDTLLGKGGADFLFGGAGNDTLTGGDADDQVFGEAGDDRMIWNPGDDTDLNEGGAGTDTVEVNGGNGDEQFTTTANGTRVRFDRVNPAPFSIDIGTSEKLVVNMNGGNDRFSTTGNLAALIQITVDGGTGNDTILGSNGNDQLRGGDGDDFIDGNQGNDVALMGAGNDVFQWDPGDGNDTIEGQDGTDKMVFNGANINEIFDISANGGRVRFTRNIANIVMDLNDVEAIDLNALGGADTVTVNNLAGTDLKTVNINLAGTINGAAGDAAADTVTVNGTNGNDIIDVFGAGTSASVVGLAATVNITNSEGANDALVVNALGGNDGVTASTVPAGVVKLTIDGGAGDDTLLGSRGDDVIRGGDGNDFVLGGQGNDVAFLGAGNDVFQWNPGDGSDTVEGQGGNDKMLFFGANIAENINIVANGGRVLFTRDVANITMDLDDVENIEFRALGGADNVVVGDLSGTDLTRVDVDLRGPAGGGDGAADTVTVNGTQGADAFGAAGDTGGVNVFGLHTTVNIFFQDPASDRLVLNGQGGDDVINATSLRANSIQLTVNGGLGNDLLIGSDGDDLINGGDGNDTALMGAGNDTFVWNPGDDNDTIEGQAGTDKMVFNGANIAEAIDISANGGRVRFSRNVANVVMDLNDVEAIDFNALGGADQITVGDLSGTDVTEVNLNLAGTLNGGAGDGAADTVIVNGTNGDDAIVVFGTGTGAQVLGLAATVNIIGAEPANDRLVVNALAGNDVVEASGLTGSAIQFTGNGGDGDDVLIGGDGNDTLLGGAGDDVLIGGPGADILDGGTGDNVLIN; encoded by the coding sequence ATGTTACGCGCACTGTTTCAGGCCATGCTCCGCGGCGCCCGCCGGCGCGCGGCCCGGACCAATACCCGGACCGTTTCACTGACGAGCCGGTTCACACCGGGACTCGAGGCGCTCGACGCCCGCGAAGTGCCGGCCGTCGTCGCCACCTTCAGCGCCGGGACGCTCTCCGTTTTCGGCGACAACCTCGACAACACGATCACCGTGAGCCGCAACGCTGCCGGGACGATTCTCGTGAACGGCGGGGCGGTCGCGGTCCAGGGCGGCACGCCGACAGTAGCTAACACCGCTCTCATTCAGGTCTTCGGGCAGGGCGGGAACGACACGATCACCCTGAACGAGGCGAACGGCGCACTGCCGCGTGCCAACCTGTTCGGTGGCGCGGGGAACGACGTGCTCACCGGCGGGTCCGGGAACGACCAGTTGTTCGGTCAAGACGGTAACGACACGCTCCTGGGCAAGGGCGGTGCGGACTTCCTGTTCGGCGGTGCGGGTAACGACACGCTGACCGGCGGCGACGCCGACGACCAGGTGTTCGGTGAAGCCGGCGACGACCGGATGATCTGGAACCCGGGCGACGACACGGATCTGAACGAGGGCGGCGCCGGCACCGATACCGTCGAAGTGAACGGCGGCAACGGCGATGAACAGTTCACCACCACCGCGAACGGCACCCGCGTGCGGTTCGATCGGGTGAACCCGGCCCCGTTCAGCATCGACATCGGCACCAGTGAGAAACTCGTCGTCAACATGAACGGCGGGAACGACAGGTTCTCGACCACCGGCAACCTGGCCGCGCTGATCCAAATCACCGTGGACGGCGGGACCGGCAACGACACGATCCTCGGCAGCAACGGGAACGATCAGCTCCGCGGCGGCGACGGCGACGACTTCATCGACGGCAACCAGGGCAACGATGTCGCCCTCATGGGCGCTGGTAATGACGTGTTCCAGTGGGATCCGGGCGACGGTAACGACACGATCGAGGGGCAGGACGGTACCGACAAGATGGTGTTCAACGGGGCGAACATCAACGAGATCTTCGACATCTCGGCGAACGGCGGGCGCGTCCGGTTCACCCGCAACATCGCCAACATCGTGATGGACCTCAACGACGTCGAGGCGATCGACCTGAACGCGCTGGGCGGGGCCGACACGGTCACCGTTAACAATCTCGCAGGAACCGACCTGAAGACCGTCAACATCAACCTTGCCGGGACCATCAACGGGGCCGCAGGTGACGCAGCGGCCGACACGGTCACGGTCAACGGCACCAACGGCAACGACATCATCGACGTCTTCGGCGCGGGCACTTCGGCCAGCGTGGTCGGGCTGGCCGCGACGGTGAACATCACGAACTCCGAGGGCGCCAACGACGCACTCGTGGTGAACGCGCTGGGCGGGAACGATGGGGTGACCGCGTCCACGGTGCCCGCCGGGGTCGTGAAGCTGACCATCGACGGCGGGGCGGGCGACGACACGCTCCTCGGCAGCCGCGGGGACGACGTGATCCGCGGTGGCGACGGCAACGACTTTGTCTTAGGTGGCCAGGGCAACGACGTGGCCTTCCTGGGAGCCGGTAATGACGTGTTCCAGTGGAACCCGGGCGACGGGAGCGACACGGTCGAGGGCCAGGGCGGGAACGACAAGATGCTGTTCTTCGGTGCCAACATAGCCGAGAACATTAACATCGTGGCGAACGGCGGGCGGGTGCTGTTCACCCGCGACGTGGCGAACATCACGATGGACCTCGACGACGTCGAGAACATCGAGTTCCGCGCCCTCGGTGGGGCCGACAACGTCGTCGTGGGCGATCTGAGCGGTACGGATCTGACGCGCGTCGACGTCGACCTGCGTGGGCCCGCGGGCGGCGGCGACGGGGCGGCCGACACGGTTACGGTCAACGGCACCCAGGGCGCTGATGCGTTCGGGGCCGCGGGCGACACGGGCGGGGTCAACGTGTTCGGGCTGCACACCACGGTCAACATCTTCTTCCAGGATCCGGCCAGCGACCGGCTGGTACTCAACGGGCAGGGCGGCGACGACGTCATCAACGCGACCTCGCTCCGGGCCAACTCGATTCAGCTCACGGTGAACGGCGGCCTCGGCAACGACCTCCTGATCGGCAGCGACGGTGATGACCTCATCAACGGCGGCGACGGCAACGACACGGCCCTCATGGGCGCGGGCAACGACACCTTCGTGTGGAACCCGGGCGACGACAACGACACGATCGAGGGTCAGGCGGGCACTGACAAGATGGTGTTCAACGGGGCGAACATAGCCGAGGCCATCGACATCTCGGCGAACGGCGGGCGGGTCCGGTTCTCCCGTAACGTGGCGAACGTGGTAATGGATCTGAACGACGTCGAAGCGATCGATTTCAACGCCCTCGGGGGCGCGGACCAGATTACGGTCGGCGACCTGTCCGGGACCGATGTGACAGAGGTGAATTTGAACCTCGCGGGCACCCTCAACGGGGGCGCGGGGGACGGGGCGGCCGACACCGTGATCGTCAACGGCACCAACGGCGACGACGCGATCGTCGTGTTCGGCACTGGGACCGGCGCGCAGGTGCTCGGACTGGCCGCGACGGTGAACATCATCGGTGCAGAACCGGCCAACGACCGGCTCGTGGTGAACGCACTAGCCGGGAACGATGTGGTGGAAGCGAGCGGGCTGACCGGCTCCGCGATTCAGTTCACCGGTAACGGCGGCGACGGCGACGACGTGCTAATCGGCGGCGACGGCAACGACACCCTCCTCGGTGGCGCGGGTGACGATGTGCTGATCGGCGGTCCCGGGGCCGATATCCTCGATGGCGGTACCGGCGACAACGTTTTGATTAACTGA
- a CDS encoding WD40 repeat domain-containing serine/threonine protein kinase — translation MEQGTLIGETAWAACESAIRAFENAWRTRDARPDVGAFAAPDAPHPTRLLVELVHIDLEFRLRAGEDARAEDYFARFPALRARDLAVDLLVAEFALRNRHRPPAWPEEFWLRFPEFGGELRARIIGDGRTGWFSATRPAERAGAPLAGPPVIPGYEILGELGHGGMGVVYKARDLLLNRTVAVKTFAHVPRADGCARFAREAEAIARLDHPNIVPVYEVGDWRCADGSAVPYFAMKLYPGGNMGDAPAGSGTDPRAHARAVETIARAVHHAHQRGVLHRDLKPSNILLDDAGRPHVADFGLAGRVDPGDQQTLTAVVAGTPAYMAPEQANNPKQVSTAADVYGLGAILFNRLTGRSPFAAETPLATLDLVTNVPAERPSALNPAVPRDLDTICLKCLEKDPARRYATAQELADDLERWRLGVPITARPTPTWEHAYRRVRRHPVVSAMVGTTLAALIGAVAVLADSNARISAKEREVWAAYQRECAMRYKLEETLAREQRALYLERVASAGRLFAANQLPQAWAVLDQCPEQFRGWEWRYLDALRKADGPGLAGHTGWIVRTGFLPDGRAVSADASGHVRVWDAAGRTQQWDWPIGNSPITALAVHPTRNWVAIADGNAVTVWDADTGKPVAQPARALWAAFNSDGTRLATAHNGTVQLWSVPDWKPVAELRGHEQKVTAGAFSPDGRVLVTGSLDCSVRTWDLETEKSIARRSVPLPVAGLIFADAGRVLVEAHADAVLFTDPATGALRDRLDYPGITRPAVATGPDPRSVAVSGANGEVVVWDAAKRRVTQTLRGHTALVSAVAFSRDGKRLVSGGGDQTVRIWDLAQRPEVRAIAEANGGGALSLAPGGAHAAIGFPVLANPSHARSTALETATGKEVRRFPHGTDVAFHPISGQLVTGQAGGRIALLDPTTGKEVWNRAFPDTPAPEGKTFGPPGLRIAFSADGTRLATRGPRATGVQLWNPVDGSPVARLDTGNTYIYALEFLPNGSRLAVASIDAVTMWDVATGTRVPWGDNGRGAAALACSSDGRWIATADLDRGVRLRDAATGQTVRTLVGNTMRVNALAFSPDGTRLLTGGSDRTVRVWDVESGQELLSLPGTGDAVTAVAWDRLGGLIYALDDTLRVWGRPRE, via the coding sequence ATGGAACAGGGCACCCTGATCGGCGAGACCGCGTGGGCCGCGTGCGAGTCGGCCATCCGCGCGTTCGAGAACGCCTGGCGCACGCGCGACGCGCGCCCCGACGTCGGGGCGTTCGCCGCTCCCGACGCGCCGCACCCCACGCGGCTACTGGTCGAACTCGTTCACATCGATCTCGAGTTCCGCCTCCGGGCCGGCGAGGACGCCCGGGCCGAGGACTACTTCGCGCGCTTCCCGGCGCTGCGCGCGCGGGACCTGGCCGTGGACCTGCTCGTCGCCGAGTTCGCGCTGCGGAACCGCCACCGCCCCCCCGCGTGGCCGGAGGAGTTTTGGCTGCGGTTCCCCGAATTCGGGGGGGAGCTCCGCGCCCGGATAATCGGCGACGGGCGCACCGGTTGGTTCAGCGCGACCCGCCCGGCGGAGCGCGCCGGGGCGCCGCTCGCGGGTCCGCCGGTCATTCCCGGGTACGAGATCCTGGGCGAACTCGGACACGGCGGAATGGGCGTCGTGTACAAGGCCCGCGACCTGCTCCTGAACCGAACCGTGGCGGTGAAGACGTTCGCGCACGTGCCCCGGGCCGACGGGTGCGCCCGGTTCGCGCGCGAGGCGGAGGCGATCGCCCGGCTCGACCACCCGAACATCGTGCCCGTGTACGAGGTCGGGGACTGGCGCTGCGCCGACGGCTCGGCGGTCCCGTACTTCGCGATGAAGCTGTACCCCGGCGGGAACATGGGCGACGCGCCGGCCGGCAGTGGGACCGACCCGAGGGCACACGCGCGGGCCGTCGAGACCATCGCCCGCGCGGTCCACCACGCCCACCAGCGCGGCGTCCTCCACCGCGACCTGAAGCCGTCCAACATTCTACTCGACGACGCGGGGCGGCCGCACGTCGCCGACTTCGGGCTCGCCGGGCGCGTGGACCCGGGCGACCAGCAGACGCTCACTGCGGTGGTCGCGGGCACGCCCGCGTACATGGCGCCGGAACAGGCGAACAACCCGAAGCAGGTGTCGACCGCGGCCGACGTGTACGGGCTCGGCGCGATCCTGTTCAACCGCCTCACCGGGCGCTCGCCGTTCGCCGCGGAAACGCCGCTCGCGACCCTGGACCTGGTCACGAACGTACCCGCCGAGCGCCCGTCGGCCCTGAACCCGGCCGTCCCGCGGGATCTCGATACTATCTGTTTGAAGTGCCTGGAAAAAGACCCGGCGCGCCGGTACGCGACCGCACAGGAACTGGCCGACGACCTGGAGCGCTGGCGCCTCGGGGTGCCCATCACCGCCCGCCCGACTCCGACGTGGGAGCACGCCTACCGCCGCGTGCGGCGCCACCCGGTCGTTTCGGCGATGGTCGGCACCACGCTCGCCGCGCTCATCGGCGCGGTCGCGGTGCTGGCCGACAGCAACGCCCGTATCAGTGCGAAGGAGCGCGAAGTGTGGGCCGCGTACCAGCGCGAGTGCGCGATGCGGTACAAGTTGGAAGAGACTCTCGCCCGCGAGCAACGGGCGCTCTACCTGGAGCGGGTCGCCTCCGCGGGCCGGCTGTTCGCGGCCAACCAGCTCCCGCAAGCGTGGGCGGTGCTCGACCAGTGCCCCGAACAGTTCCGCGGGTGGGAGTGGCGGTACCTTGATGCGCTCCGCAAGGCCGACGGCCCGGGGCTCGCGGGGCACACGGGCTGGATCGTCCGAACCGGGTTCCTGCCGGACGGCCGGGCAGTGTCGGCCGACGCCTCCGGGCACGTTCGCGTGTGGGACGCGGCCGGGCGCACACAGCAGTGGGACTGGCCGATTGGCAATTCGCCGATCACGGCCCTCGCCGTTCACCCGACTCGGAACTGGGTCGCGATCGCCGACGGCAACGCCGTCACGGTTTGGGACGCGGACACCGGCAAGCCGGTCGCCCAGCCCGCTCGTGCGCTGTGGGCCGCATTCAACAGTGACGGCACCCGACTGGCCACCGCGCACAACGGGACCGTTCAACTGTGGTCCGTTCCGGATTGGAAACCGGTCGCGGAACTCCGCGGGCACGAACAGAAGGTCACCGCCGGCGCGTTCAGCCCGGACGGGCGCGTGCTCGTAACCGGTTCGCTCGACTGCTCCGTCCGCACCTGGGATCTGGAAACGGAAAAATCGATCGCGCGCCGATCGGTTCCGCTCCCGGTTGCGGGCTTGATCTTCGCCGATGCCGGCCGGGTGCTCGTCGAAGCTCACGCCGACGCGGTCCTGTTCACCGACCCGGCGACCGGCGCGCTGCGGGACCGGCTCGACTACCCCGGTATCACCCGGCCCGCGGTCGCGACCGGTCCGGACCCGCGCTCGGTGGCCGTTAGTGGAGCGAACGGGGAGGTCGTGGTCTGGGACGCGGCCAAGCGCCGGGTCACGCAAACGCTGCGCGGGCACACGGCTCTCGTTTCGGCCGTCGCGTTCAGCCGCGACGGGAAGCGACTGGTATCGGGCGGCGGGGACCAAACCGTTCGGATCTGGGACCTCGCCCAGCGCCCGGAGGTCCGCGCGATCGCAGAAGCCAACGGCGGCGGGGCACTGTCGTTGGCCCCGGGCGGAGCGCACGCGGCCATCGGGTTCCCGGTTCTCGCGAACCCCTCACACGCGCGGTCGACGGCTCTCGAAACCGCGACCGGAAAGGAAGTGCGCCGGTTCCCCCACGGTACGGACGTCGCCTTCCACCCGATCTCCGGGCAACTCGTTACAGGGCAAGCGGGCGGGCGCATCGCGCTCCTCGATCCCACCACCGGTAAAGAGGTGTGGAACCGGGCGTTCCCCGACACTCCCGCGCCCGAAGGCAAGACATTCGGTCCGCCGGGTCTGCGCATCGCCTTCAGTGCGGACGGCACGCGCCTGGCGACGCGCGGGCCGCGGGCGACCGGAGTGCAGTTGTGGAACCCGGTCGACGGCTCCCCGGTCGCCCGGCTGGACACCGGCAACACGTACATTTACGCCCTCGAATTCCTCCCCAACGGTTCGCGGCTCGCGGTGGCTTCGATCGACGCGGTCACGATGTGGGACGTGGCGACCGGCACCCGGGTGCCGTGGGGCGATAACGGCCGGGGAGCGGCCGCGCTCGCTTGTAGCAGCGACGGGCGGTGGATCGCGACGGCCGACCTAGACCGCGGCGTGCGCCTCCGCGACGCGGCGACCGGGCAAACGGTTCGGACGCTCGTTGGGAACACGATGCGGGTTAACGCGCTCGCGTTCAGTCCCGACGGCACCCGGCTGCTCACCGGCGGGTCCGATCGGACGGTGCGCGTGTGGGACGTGGAATCGGGCCAGGAGCTGCTCTCCCTCCCCGGCACCGGAGACGCGGTTACGGCGGTCGCATGGGACCGATTGGGCGGGCTCATTTACGCGCTCGACGACACCCTGCGCGTTTGGGGCCGCCCCCGGGAATGA
- a CDS encoding RNA polymerase sigma factor codes for MSVNDSFTALMGRLRSGEDAAAREVFVRFAARLAGLARSHLDARLAVKVDPEDVVQSAYKSFFLRQRDGHLDVGTWDGLWGVLTMITLRKCADRAAYYRAEKRNVGRETPGGAAGDSAPAVIDLALDREPLPDEAAALAETVDALFRAIDDPDERAILELSLQGHTATEISEQLGRAERSVRRLRERVRKRLERMQVEAG; via the coding sequence ATGTCCGTAAACGACTCGTTCACCGCACTCATGGGCCGGCTGCGGTCCGGGGAGGACGCGGCCGCGCGCGAGGTGTTCGTGCGGTTCGCCGCGCGCCTGGCGGGTTTGGCCCGCTCGCACCTCGACGCGCGGCTGGCCGTCAAGGTCGATCCCGAAGACGTGGTTCAATCCGCGTACAAAAGTTTCTTCTTGCGCCAGCGCGACGGGCACCTGGACGTTGGTACCTGGGACGGATTGTGGGGCGTACTCACGATGATTACGCTCCGCAAGTGCGCGGACCGGGCCGCGTACTACCGGGCCGAGAAGCGCAACGTGGGCCGCGAGACGCCCGGCGGGGCGGCCGGGGACAGTGCGCCGGCCGTCATCGACCTGGCGCTCGACCGCGAGCCGCTCCCGGACGAGGCGGCGGCGCTCGCGGAAACGGTGGACGCGCTCTTCCGCGCCATTGACGACCCGGACGAGCGGGCGATCCTGGAACTGAGCCTGCAGGGGCACACGGCGACCGAGATCAGCGAGCAACTCGGCCGGGCCGAGCGGTCGGTCCGGCGCCTGCGCGAGCGCGTCCGCAAGCGCCTGGAACGGATGCAAGTCGAAGCGGGGTAA
- a CDS encoding DUF1592 domain-containing protein: MTSSRLPFAVLALLCAAVPVRAADPLETAFDRDVKPFLKQYCTRCHNADKQTSGVRVDHLDAKLEDRHLKLWEHVLSQTKDSAMPPEDAKQPTADERKKVVEWAEQALKVARLRPAPKNGSVRRLTVAQYRNTLRELLLLEDNLAEVLPPDAVSRDGFVNNQETLQISPLLLEAYFDIADQALTRSIIDPKAKPVIQNFRVDLGAGINTKPIADELILGADSLLLDKRDFTVEQLKPNKPFAYEPFLMRTKYRFIEGYQGNDTVRGWREYDSIYHSVFACMRGSHGYPKGRAYSTVPQGLLLRPAIPSSEIFGQDSTYGPKANFKIALREFPEHGRFRVTVLAAKYDDGLLLDAGTKPAEANDSVSVRDLKAPQTVTVPRAGIYQIDVFTTKGAKPAELTLALGERHFTGTPGQPAFLVVRLPTGALMVGAKGAVPERVALTPLAAGHELAKRFEAFEKRSPQLGVHLGFRRDCGSTLAPVGEPHAVRDTKLTKFVFEGAIQNYPDPNVEKDNVNYLAGVREIGVRSEYTDGRDMPRLLIRSVEFEGPLCDTWPPAPHRSIFPNDDQTPEVARKMIHDFATRAFRRPVTADEEKAFVTVYEKATKGGARFRDAVKDALQVVLVSPQFLFLIETSRTPEAEPLDNYELASKLSYFLWNGPPDAALLKSAANGTLPKTLDAEVARMIADPRSHQFTGAFASQWLALDKFAVLEPDRKRFPKLTRDTRRELAEEPVQFFEYLVRNNLSARNLVASDFVLANEVVANYYGLGDRTESGFRFAPIRHGRSDLGGLLTQPAILAGLSDGRESNPVKRGAWLARKIVAEPPDDPPPNVPALKEDTKSASLRERLERHRNQPGCAQCHSKVDPWGVPFEEFDAAGRFKTIKVDARSTLPDKTEIADFAGLRKYLADDRVDQVAFSVLKHLAIYATGRNLTYGELEFLRTDALRLKATGYRMQDMIRYIVTSKMFLEK; encoded by the coding sequence ATGACCTCTTCTCGACTTCCGTTCGCCGTGCTCGCGTTGCTGTGCGCGGCGGTGCCGGTCCGGGCCGCTGATCCGCTCGAAACCGCGTTCGACCGCGACGTGAAGCCGTTCCTTAAGCAGTATTGCACCCGCTGCCACAACGCGGACAAGCAGACTTCTGGCGTCCGCGTCGACCACCTCGACGCGAAGTTGGAAGACCGCCACCTCAAACTGTGGGAACACGTCCTGAGTCAGACGAAGGACAGCGCGATGCCGCCGGAAGACGCCAAACAGCCGACCGCCGACGAGCGCAAGAAGGTGGTCGAATGGGCGGAACAGGCGCTGAAAGTCGCCCGACTGCGCCCGGCGCCGAAGAACGGCAGCGTGCGCCGGCTCACGGTCGCGCAGTACCGCAACACGCTCCGTGAGCTGCTCCTGCTCGAAGACAATCTCGCGGAGGTGCTGCCGCCGGACGCGGTTTCGCGGGACGGCTTCGTGAACAATCAGGAAACGCTCCAAATCTCGCCGCTGCTTCTGGAGGCGTACTTCGACATCGCGGACCAAGCGCTGACCCGCAGCATCATCGACCCGAAAGCGAAACCGGTGATCCAGAACTTCCGCGTGGACCTCGGCGCGGGGATCAACACGAAGCCGATCGCGGACGAGTTAATCCTCGGCGCGGACAGCCTGCTCCTGGACAAGCGCGACTTCACGGTGGAGCAACTCAAGCCGAACAAGCCGTTCGCCTACGAACCATTCTTGATGCGGACGAAGTACCGCTTCATCGAGGGTTACCAGGGGAACGACACGGTCCGCGGGTGGCGCGAATACGACAGCATCTATCACTCGGTGTTCGCGTGCATGCGCGGCAGCCACGGGTACCCGAAGGGCCGCGCGTACAGCACGGTTCCACAAGGGCTATTGCTCCGGCCCGCGATCCCGAGTTCGGAAATTTTCGGCCAGGACAGCACCTACGGGCCGAAAGCCAACTTCAAGATCGCGCTGCGGGAATTCCCAGAACACGGGCGCTTCCGCGTGACGGTTCTGGCCGCGAAGTACGACGACGGCCTGTTGCTCGACGCGGGCACGAAGCCCGCCGAGGCGAACGACAGCGTCTCGGTACGCGATCTGAAAGCGCCCCAAACTGTGACCGTTCCGCGTGCCGGCATTTATCAAATCGATGTGTTCACGACGAAGGGCGCCAAACCCGCTGAACTCACGCTTGCACTGGGCGAGCGCCACTTCACCGGCACGCCCGGTCAGCCCGCGTTCCTCGTGGTGCGCCTGCCGACCGGGGCGCTCATGGTTGGTGCGAAGGGAGCGGTACCGGAACGAGTCGCACTCACTCCACTGGCCGCGGGCCATGAGTTGGCGAAGCGGTTCGAGGCGTTCGAGAAACGGTCCCCGCAACTCGGCGTCCACCTGGGGTTCCGGCGCGATTGCGGCAGCACGCTCGCACCCGTTGGCGAACCGCACGCGGTCCGAGACACGAAGCTCACCAAGTTCGTGTTTGAAGGAGCGATTCAAAACTACCCGGACCCGAACGTGGAGAAGGACAACGTCAACTACCTCGCCGGCGTTCGCGAAATCGGGGTACGGAGCGAGTACACCGACGGCCGCGATATGCCGCGGTTGCTGATCCGCTCCGTGGAGTTCGAGGGACCGCTGTGCGACACGTGGCCGCCGGCCCCGCACCGGAGCATCTTCCCGAACGACGACCAGACGCCCGAAGTCGCGCGAAAGATGATTCACGACTTCGCGACGCGAGCGTTCCGCCGTCCGGTCACCGCGGATGAGGAAAAAGCGTTCGTCACGGTGTATGAGAAGGCTACCAAGGGCGGGGCACGCTTCCGCGACGCGGTGAAGGACGCGCTCCAGGTCGTGCTGGTCTCTCCGCAGTTCCTGTTCCTGATCGAAACGAGCCGCACGCCCGAAGCCGAACCGCTGGACAACTACGAACTGGCGTCCAAGCTGTCGTACTTCCTGTGGAACGGCCCACCGGATGCCGCGCTTCTGAAGTCGGCCGCGAACGGCACGTTGCCGAAGACGCTGGACGCGGAAGTCGCGCGGATGATCGCCGATCCGCGGTCCCACCAATTTACGGGTGCATTCGCTTCACAGTGGTTAGCGCTCGACAAGTTCGCTGTGCTCGAACCGGACCGCAAGCGGTTCCCGAAACTCACCCGCGACACTCGCCGAGAACTGGCGGAAGAACCCGTGCAGTTCTTCGAGTACCTAGTTCGGAACAACCTGTCGGCGCGGAACTTGGTCGCGTCCGATTTCGTGCTGGCGAACGAGGTGGTGGCGAACTACTACGGCCTCGGGGACCGGACCGAGAGCGGGTTCCGGTTTGCGCCGATTCGTCACGGCCGCTCCGACCTGGGCGGGCTCCTGACGCAACCGGCGATCCTCGCGGGGCTGTCCGACGGGCGCGAGTCGAACCCCGTGAAGCGCGGGGCGTGGCTCGCCCGCAAGATCGTGGCCGAACCGCCGGACGATCCGCCACCGAACGTCCCCGCACTGAAGGAAGACACGAAGTCCGCTTCCCTCCGGGAGCGGCTCGAACGGCACCGCAACCAGCCCGGTTGTGCGCAGTGCCACTCGAAGGTCGATCCGTGGGGCGTGCCGTTCGAGGAGTTCGACGCCGCCGGTCGGTTCAAGACGATCAAAGTGGACGCGCGATCGACGCTGCCGGACAAGACCGAGATCGCGGACTTCGCCGGGCTGCGGAAGTACCTCGCGGACGATCGCGTGGATCAGGTCGCGTTCAGCGTTTTGAAGCACCTGGCGATTTACGCGACCGGCCGCAACCTGACATACGGCGAACTTGAGTTCCTGCGCACAGATGCGTTAAGATTGAAGGCCACCGGGTACCGAATGCAGGATATGATCCGCTACATCGTGACCAGCAAGATGTTCCTCGAAAAGTAA
- a CDS encoding dienelactone hydrolase family protein, giving the protein MRDELPISRREFAVTTLAAGFALSTQPVAAETITTDTKGLTAGEMKIPVKDGDIPAYRAAPDKGGPFPTVLVVQEIFGVHEHIKDVCRRLAKLGYLAIAPELYARQGDVSKLTDIQEIFGKVVSKVPDTQVMSDLDAAVAWAKKTGNGDTSKLGITGFCWGGRITWLYAAHNKDLKAGVAWYGRLSGAGKSTELQPKYPIDLAGDIKAPVLGLYGEKDTGIPVKDVEAMRAALKKADKPGEIVLYPDAPHAFYADYRPSYRKEAAEDGWKRLQAWFKKNGVA; this is encoded by the coding sequence ATGCGCGATGAATTGCCGATCAGCCGCCGCGAGTTCGCAGTGACGACACTCGCCGCCGGGTTCGCACTTTCGACCCAGCCCGTCGCCGCCGAGACGATCACCACTGACACCAAGGGCCTCACCGCCGGGGAAATGAAGATCCCGGTCAAGGACGGCGACATCCCGGCGTACCGGGCCGCCCCGGACAAGGGCGGGCCGTTCCCGACCGTGCTGGTCGTGCAGGAAATCTTCGGGGTCCACGAGCACATCAAGGACGTGTGCCGCCGACTCGCCAAACTCGGGTACCTGGCCATCGCCCCCGAACTGTACGCGCGCCAGGGCGACGTGTCGAAGCTCACCGACATTCAGGAGATCTTCGGTAAGGTGGTCTCGAAGGTGCCGGACACGCAGGTGATGAGCGACTTGGACGCCGCGGTCGCGTGGGCCAAGAAGACGGGCAACGGGGACACGTCGAAGCTGGGCATCACCGGGTTCTGTTGGGGCGGGCGGATCACGTGGCTGTACGCGGCCCACAACAAAGACCTCAAGGCCGGGGTCGCGTGGTACGGGCGCCTGTCCGGGGCCGGGAAGTCGACCGAACTGCAACCGAAGTACCCGATCGACCTGGCGGGCGATATCAAGGCGCCGGTGCTGGGGCTGTACGGGGAGAAGGACACCGGCATCCCGGTCAAGGACGTGGAGGCGATGCGGGCGGCGCTGAAGAAGGCGGACAAACCGGGTGAGATCGTCCTCTACCCCGACGCCCCGCACGCATTCTATGCCGACTACCGCCCGAGCTATCGGAAGGAAGCAGCCGAGGACGGGTGGAAGCGGTTGCAGGCGTGGTTCAAGAAGAACGGCGTGGCGTGA